In Desulfovibrio sp. 86, the following proteins share a genomic window:
- a CDS encoding valine--tRNA ligase, whose protein sequence is MADTLPKGYEPHDVEARWCKHWEEDKTFTPDPDAPGEPYSIVIPPPNVTGALHIGHALNVTLIDVLCRHARQKGKNVLWVPGTDHAGIATQNVVERALAKEGKGRKDLGREAFIERVWEWREDYGHRILDQIRALGASVDWSRLRFTMDEGLSAAVRKVFVQLYNEDLIYKGDYIINWCSRCHTALADDEVEHEQSRGKLWKVRYLLKDGSGSIVIATTRPETIPGDTAICVHPEDERYADMIGKTALVPVLGREIPIIADAYVDREFGTGALKVTPSHDHNDWMLGKKHDLLFIQAIDENGIMKAEAGIYAGLTKEACREKIVADIEAAGQLVGIEELDHAVGHCYRCHTVVEPHVSTQWFVAATKMAPAARDAVPDMTRILPENWLKTYYHWLDNIRDWCISRQIWWGHRIPAWTCEACGQLIVAEEAPDVCPHCGSANLKQDEDVLDTWFSSALWPFSTMGWPSDTKELHRWYPTSVLVTGFDILFFWVARMMMMGIHFMGKPPFADVYLHALVRDASGRKMSKSTGNVINPLEMIDKYGCDSLRFTLTAFAAMGRDIRLSEERIEGYRHFVNKLWNAARFALMNLPEEAPAPVDLGGIQGLHHQWLLHRLETVKQEMDLALTEYRFNDAAQLGYKFLWNEFCDWYLELIKPDMYSEDEQRKAAAQYVLWLALRETLLLLHPIMPFVTAEIWAALPVSAGEKPTDLARELYPALRPACVRPIEAASMELVQGIIVAVRTIKAELGISPSHRVSLMLHPVDANQQTLLEENRDLMLTLARLEELTVGIDVSAPKASASAVVEGCQVIVPLRGAVDLNGELARLDKELAKLEKDVVGVNMKLSNESFVSRAPVDVVERERERAGKLLDAKAKMVALRARFAEALNEE, encoded by the coding sequence ATGGCGGATACCCTCCCCAAGGGCTATGAGCCCCATGACGTGGAAGCCCGGTGGTGCAAACACTGGGAAGAAGACAAGACCTTCACGCCTGATCCGGACGCCCCTGGCGAACCTTATTCCATAGTCATTCCCCCGCCCAACGTCACCGGCGCGCTGCACATCGGCCACGCCCTCAACGTCACGCTCATCGACGTGCTCTGCCGTCATGCCCGCCAGAAGGGCAAAAACGTGCTCTGGGTGCCCGGCACCGACCACGCGGGCATTGCCACGCAGAACGTGGTCGAGCGCGCTCTGGCCAAGGAAGGCAAGGGCCGCAAGGACCTGGGGCGCGAAGCCTTTATCGAGCGCGTGTGGGAATGGCGCGAAGATTACGGCCACCGCATTCTTGACCAGATCCGCGCCCTCGGCGCTTCGGTGGACTGGTCGCGCCTGCGCTTCACCATGGACGAAGGCCTTTCCGCCGCCGTGCGCAAGGTTTTTGTGCAGCTCTACAATGAAGACCTCATTTACAAGGGCGACTATATCATCAACTGGTGTTCCCGTTGTCATACGGCGCTTGCCGATGACGAAGTGGAACACGAGCAGAGCAGGGGCAAGCTCTGGAAGGTGCGCTACCTTCTCAAGGACGGCTCCGGTTCCATCGTCATCGCCACCACGCGCCCTGAAACCATCCCCGGCGACACGGCCATCTGCGTGCATCCCGAAGACGAGCGCTATGCCGACATGATAGGCAAGACGGCCCTTGTGCCGGTGCTCGGACGCGAGATTCCCATCATTGCCGACGCCTATGTGGATCGCGAGTTCGGCACAGGCGCGCTCAAGGTGACGCCCAGCCATGACCACAACGACTGGATGCTCGGCAAAAAGCACGATCTGCTCTTTATCCAGGCCATTGACGAAAACGGCATCATGAAGGCCGAGGCCGGCATTTATGCAGGCCTGACCAAGGAAGCCTGCCGCGAAAAAATCGTGGCCGACATTGAAGCCGCCGGTCAGCTTGTGGGCATTGAAGAGCTGGATCACGCCGTGGGGCACTGCTACCGCTGCCATACGGTGGTGGAACCGCACGTGTCCACCCAGTGGTTTGTGGCCGCCACCAAGATGGCCCCGGCCGCGCGCGACGCCGTGCCCGACATGACCCGCATCCTGCCCGAAAACTGGCTCAAGACCTACTATCACTGGCTGGACAACATCCGCGACTGGTGCATCAGCCGTCAGATATGGTGGGGCCACCGCATTCCCGCCTGGACCTGCGAGGCCTGCGGTCAGCTCATCGTGGCCGAAGAAGCGCCGGATGTCTGCCCCCACTGCGGCAGCGCCAATCTCAAGCAGGACGAGGACGTGCTGGACACCTGGTTCTCGTCCGCGCTCTGGCCTTTCTCCACCATGGGCTGGCCCTCCGACACCAAGGAACTGCACCGCTGGTATCCCACATCCGTGCTGGTGACGGGCTTTGACATCCTGTTCTTCTGGGTGGCCCGCATGATGATGATGGGCATCCATTTCATGGGCAAGCCGCCCTTTGCCGACGTGTATCTGCACGCCCTGGTGCGCGACGCCTCCGGGCGCAAGATGTCCAAGTCCACGGGCAATGTCATCAATCCTCTGGAAATGATCGACAAGTACGGCTGCGACTCCCTGCGCTTCACCCTCACGGCCTTTGCCGCCATGGGCCGCGACATCCGCCTTTCCGAAGAGCGCATCGAAGGCTACCGCCATTTTGTCAACAAGCTCTGGAACGCGGCCCGCTTCGCCCTCATGAACCTGCCCGAAGAAGCCCCGGCCCCCGTGGACCTTGGCGGCATTCAGGGCTTGCACCATCAGTGGCTGCTGCACAGACTTGAGACGGTCAAGCAGGAAATGGATCTGGCCCTCACCGAGTACCGCTTCAACGATGCGGCCCAGCTTGGCTACAAGTTCTTGTGGAACGAGTTCTGCGACTGGTACCTTGAGCTGATCAAGCCCGACATGTACAGCGAAGACGAACAGCGCAAGGCCGCCGCACAGTATGTGCTGTGGCTGGCGCTGCGCGAAACCCTGCTGCTGCTGCATCCCATCATGCCCTTTGTCACCGCCGAAATCTGGGCCGCCTTGCCCGTATCCGCCGGTGAAAAGCCCACGGATCTCGCCCGCGAACTGTACCCGGCGCTGCGTCCGGCCTGCGTGCGTCCCATCGAGGCCGCGAGCATGGAGCTTGTTCAGGGCATCATCGTGGCCGTGCGCACCATCAAGGCGGAACTGGGCATCAGCCCCTCGCACCGCGTCAGCCTCATGCTGCATCCCGTGGATGCCAACCAGCAGACCCTGCTGGAAGAAAACCGCGATCTCATGCTGACCCTGGCCCGCCTGGAAGAGCTCACCGTGGGCATAGACGTGTCCGCGCCCAAGGCTTCGGCCTCTGCCGTGGTCGAAGGCTGCCAGGTCATCGTGCCCCTGCGCGGCGCTGTGGACCTCAATGGCGAACTGGCCCGTCTGGACAAGGAACTGGCCAAGCTCGAAAAGGACGTTGTGGGCGTCAACATGAAGCTCAGCAATGAAAGCTTTGTGAGCCGCGCGCCCGTCGACGTGGTGGAACGTGAACGTGAACGCGCCGGAAAACTGCTGGACGCCAAGGCCAAGATGGTCGCGCTGCGCGCCCGCTTTGCCGAGGCTTTGAACGAGGAATAA
- the fusA gene encoding elongation factor G: MSRTVPVNKQRNIGIMAHIDAGKTTTTERILFYTGVNHKIGETHEGQATMDWMEQEQERGITITSAATTCFWKDCRINIIDTPGHVDFTIEVERSLRVLDGAVCVFDAVAGVEPQSETVWRQADRYHVPRICFVNKMDRIGANFFRCVGMIHDRLGAKAVPLQLPIGAEDKFEGVVDLVAGKAIRFDKSTKGAEFLIEDVPADMMELYEEKHHEMVEAVAEEDEVLLEKYLSGETLTEEEIMSCIRKATIARSIVPVMCGSAFRNMGVQPLLDAVVEYLPSPVDIPPMPGHVPGKEDEIIECSCNDKEPLAGLVFKLFSDPFIGHLSFFRIYSGYLESGMTVYNANTTKRERIGRILKMHANKREDVKWAGAGDIVALVGLKNASTGDTLCDEKRPVILESLNIPEPVIEVAIEPKTKPDRDALSAALNKLAKEDPSFRVKGDEETNQTLIAGMGELHLEIIVDRLTREFGVNANVGKPQVAYRETISKPAKTDLKHAKQSGGRGQYGHVVIEVEPNPGKGYEFINGITGGVIPKEYIPAVDKGIADALKSGVMAGFPVVDVKVKLVFGSYHEVDSSEQAFYVAGSMAIKDAMHKAGPVLLEPIMDVEVVTPEEYLGDVMGDLNGRRGRVQSMEARAGGAQSVRAQVPLSSMFGYATDLRSRTQGRATFTMQFDHYEKVPQAISDEIQKSRT; encoded by the coding sequence GTGTCCCGCACCGTTCCTGTAAACAAACAGCGCAATATTGGCATCATGGCTCATATTGACGCCGGCAAAACGACCACCACCGAGCGCATTCTATTTTATACCGGCGTTAACCATAAGATTGGCGAAACGCACGAAGGCCAGGCCACCATGGACTGGATGGAGCAGGAACAGGAGCGTGGCATCACCATTACCTCCGCTGCCACCACTTGCTTCTGGAAAGACTGCCGCATCAACATCATCGACACCCCAGGCCACGTGGACTTCACCATTGAAGTTGAACGCTCCCTGCGCGTGCTTGACGGCGCGGTCTGCGTGTTCGACGCCGTCGCCGGTGTTGAGCCCCAGTCTGAAACCGTGTGGCGTCAGGCCGACCGTTATCACGTGCCCCGCATCTGCTTTGTGAACAAGATGGACCGCATCGGCGCCAACTTCTTCCGCTGCGTTGGCATGATTCACGACCGCCTGGGCGCCAAGGCCGTGCCCCTGCAGCTGCCCATCGGCGCTGAAGACAAATTTGAAGGCGTTGTGGACCTCGTGGCCGGCAAGGCCATCCGCTTTGACAAGAGCACCAAGGGCGCCGAGTTCCTCATTGAGGACGTGCCCGCCGACATGATGGAACTTTACGAAGAAAAGCATCATGAAATGGTGGAAGCCGTCGCTGAAGAAGACGAGGTCCTGCTCGAAAAGTACCTGAGCGGTGAAACCCTGACGGAAGAGGAAATCATGTCCTGCATCCGTAAGGCCACCATTGCCCGCAGCATCGTGCCCGTCATGTGTGGTTCGGCTTTCCGCAACATGGGCGTGCAGCCCCTGCTCGACGCCGTTGTGGAATACCTGCCTTCGCCCGTGGACATCCCGCCCATGCCCGGCCACGTGCCCGGCAAGGAAGACGAAATCATCGAATGCAGCTGCAACGACAAGGAACCCCTTGCCGGTCTTGTGTTCAAGCTTTTCTCTGACCCCTTCATCGGTCACCTTTCCTTCTTCCGCATTTATTCCGGCTACCTTGAATCCGGCATGACCGTGTACAACGCCAACACCACCAAGCGCGAGCGCATCGGCCGCATCCTCAAGATGCACGCCAACAAGCGCGAAGACGTGAAATGGGCTGGCGCTGGCGATATCGTGGCTCTGGTGGGCCTTAAAAACGCCTCCACCGGCGACACCCTGTGCGACGAAAAGCGCCCGGTCATTCTGGAATCGCTGAACATTCCCGAGCCGGTCATTGAAGTGGCCATCGAGCCCAAGACCAAGCCCGACCGCGACGCTCTTTCCGCCGCCCTCAATAAGCTGGCCAAGGAAGACCCCTCGTTCCGCGTCAAGGGCGACGAAGAAACCAACCAGACCCTTATCGCCGGCATGGGCGAACTGCATCTGGAAATCATCGTTGACCGCCTGACCCGCGAATTCGGCGTCAACGCCAACGTGGGCAAGCCCCAGGTCGCCTACCGCGAAACCATTTCCAAGCCCGCCAAGACCGACCTCAAGCACGCCAAGCAGTCTGGCGGTCGCGGCCAGTACGGCCACGTCGTCATCGAGGTCGAACCCAACCCGGGCAAGGGGTATGAGTTCATCAACGGCATCACCGGCGGCGTTATTCCCAAGGAATACATCCCCGCTGTGGACAAGGGCATCGCCGACGCCCTGAAGTCCGGCGTCATGGCCGGCTTCCCCGTGGTGGACGTGAAGGTCAAGCTGGTCTTCGGTTCCTACCACGAAGTGGACTCTTCGGAACAGGCCTTCTACGTGGCTGGCTCCATGGCCATCAAGGACGCCATGCACAAGGCCGGTCCCGTGCTGCTTGAGCCCATCATGGACGTGGAAGTGGTGACCCCCGAGGAATACCTCGGCGACGTCATGGGCGACCTCAACGGCCGCCGTGGCCGCGTGCAGAGCATGGAAGCCCGCGCTGGCGGCGCGCAGAGCGTGCGCGCCCAGGTGCCGCTGTCCTCCATGTTCGGCTATGCCACTGACCTGCGTTCGCGCACTCAGGGCCGCGCCACCTTCACCATGCAGTTCGACCATTACGAAAAGGTGCCCCAGGCCATTTCTGACGAAATTCAGAAGAGCAGAACATAG
- the argJ gene encoding bifunctional glutamate N-acetyltransferase/amino-acid acetyltransferase ArgJ, translated as MQNDLPKGFRAGAAAAGFKKVGRDDLGLIVSDTPAVLAGMFTQNLFKAAPVLVCQEILTRSGTARAVLANAGQANACTGDEGLANCRATQAMVAGLTGLDADAILPLSTGVVGAHLKMDLWLDAVPALVKSLGTRDAEGFTRSFMTTDAFPKFATREVTLTGGTVRLAVMAKGAGMICPNMATMLCVALTDARVERKPWQTMFGRAVGKTFNRVSVDGDTSTNDTILGLANGASGVTAASAADMGLLEEALTAILAQVSYMLVKDGEGAHKVIHITVTGAANDADAELVARSVGHSQLVKTAIYGGDANWGRIVTAVGYSGAKFDPAKVSMKLCGIERFQKGCPVNDDQEDALAELLKGKDVQVDIELGNGNGSYSFKASDLGHEYVTLNSDYRS; from the coding sequence ATGCAGAATGATTTGCCCAAGGGGTTCAGGGCAGGGGCCGCGGCAGCCGGGTTCAAGAAAGTCGGTCGTGACGACCTTGGTCTCATTGTTTCCGACACTCCCGCTGTACTGGCAGGCATGTTTACCCAGAACCTTTTCAAGGCCGCGCCGGTACTGGTTTGCCAGGAAATTCTGACCCGTTCGGGCACGGCGCGCGCTGTGCTTGCCAACGCTGGTCAGGCCAATGCCTGCACCGGCGATGAAGGGCTTGCCAACTGCCGCGCGACCCAGGCCATGGTGGCCGGGCTGACGGGCCTTGATGCCGACGCGATCCTGCCGCTGTCCACCGGTGTGGTGGGCGCGCATCTCAAGATGGACCTCTGGCTTGACGCCGTGCCTGCTCTCGTGAAAAGCCTGGGCACGCGCGATGCCGAGGGTTTTACCCGCTCCTTTATGACTACCGACGCCTTCCCCAAATTCGCCACGCGCGAAGTGACGCTTACGGGAGGCACGGTGCGCCTGGCGGTCATGGCCAAGGGCGCTGGCATGATCTGCCCCAATATGGCCACCATGCTCTGCGTCGCCCTCACTGACGCGCGGGTGGAGCGCAAGCCCTGGCAGACCATGTTCGGCCGCGCGGTGGGCAAGACGTTCAACCGCGTGAGCGTTGACGGCGACACCTCCACCAACGACACCATTCTCGGCCTTGCCAACGGCGCTTCCGGCGTAACCGCCGCCAGCGCGGCGGATATGGGCCTGCTTGAAGAAGCGCTTACCGCCATTCTGGCCCAGGTATCCTACATGCTGGTCAAGGACGGTGAAGGCGCGCATAAGGTTATCCATATCACGGTGACAGGCGCTGCCAATGATGCCGACGCGGAACTGGTGGCCCGCAGCGTGGGACATTCTCAGCTGGTAAAAACCGCCATTTACGGCGGCGACGCCAACTGGGGGCGTATAGTGACGGCGGTGGGGTACAGTGGCGCAAAGTTCGACCCGGCCAAGGTCAGCATGAAGCTCTGCGGTATCGAGCGCTTCCAGAAGGGCTGCCCGGTGAATGACGATCAGGAAGACGCGCTGGCCGAACTGCTTAAGGGCAAGGACGTGCAGGTGGACATTGAACTTGGCAACGGCAATGGCTCATACAGCTTCAAGGCCTCGGATCTTGGGCATGAGTACGTGACGCTGAACTCGGACTACCGCTCCTAG
- the rpsL gene encoding 30S ribosomal protein S12 — MPTINQLIRIERKAVLKRKKTPALQACPQRRGVCTRVYTTTPKKPNSALRKVARVRLTNGIEVTAYIPGEGHNLQEHSVVIIRGGRVKDLPGVRYHIVRGTLDTSGVADRRKSRSKYGAKRPK, encoded by the coding sequence ATGCCCACTATTAACCAGCTTATCCGCATTGAGCGGAAGGCCGTGCTGAAACGCAAGAAGACCCCCGCCCTGCAGGCCTGCCCGCAGCGTCGTGGCGTTTGCACCCGCGTTTACACCACCACCCCTAAAAAGCCTAACTCCGCTCTGCGTAAGGTCGCCCGTGTGCGCCTGACCAACGGCATTGAAGTGACGGCTTACATCCCCGGTGAAGGCCACAACCTTCAGGAACACTCTGTCGTCATCATCCGTGGCGGCCGTGTAAAAGACTTGCCCGGCGTGCGTTACCACATCGTGCGCGGCACCCTGGATACCTCCGGTGTGGCCGATCGTCGCAAGAGCCGTTCCAAGTATGGCGCCAAGCGCCCCAAATAA
- the rpsG gene encoding 30S ribosomal protein S7, whose translation MPRKGPVPKREVLPDPIYSSRLVTKVVNRLMYDGKKGAAEKIFYSALETLAEKTSEDPMRAFEKALDNVKPHMEVKARRVGGATYQVPMEVRPERQVSLSIRWLINYARSRGEKGMTAKLSAELLDAFNGRGGAVKKREDTHRMADANKAFSHYRW comes from the coding sequence ATGCCCCGTAAAGGTCCTGTTCCCAAAAGGGAAGTGCTGCCCGATCCGATTTATTCCAGCCGTCTCGTCACCAAGGTCGTGAACCGGCTCATGTATGACGGCAAAAAGGGCGCCGCTGAAAAGATTTTCTACAGCGCTTTGGAAACCCTGGCCGAAAAGACCAGCGAAGATCCCATGCGCGCCTTTGAAAAGGCTCTGGATAATGTGAAGCCCCACATGGAAGTCAAGGCTCGCCGCGTTGGCGGCGCGACGTACCAGGTGCCTATGGAAGTGCGCCCCGAACGCCAGGTTTCCCTGTCCATTCGCTGGCTTATCAACTACGCTCGTTCCCGCGGAGAAAAAGGCATGACCGCCAAGCTTTCCGCTGAACTGCTGGATGCTTTCAATGGGCGCGGTGGCGCGGTGAAAAAACGCGAAGATACCCACCGCATGGCTGATGCCAACAAGGCCTTCTCGCATTACCGCTGGTAA
- the crcB gene encoding fluoride efflux transporter CrcB codes for MLKSVIAISLGASAGSVLRWGLGLMLNALFPPIPMGTLAANLIGGYCIGLAVSFFDFFPALSPEWRLLCITGFLGGLTTFSTFSAEVTALLQQQRLVMAVGAIGLHVFGSLLMTLLGIATFALLKNPHI; via the coding sequence ATGCTGAAATCCGTCATTGCCATCAGTCTGGGAGCGTCAGCAGGTTCAGTGCTGCGCTGGGGGTTGGGGCTCATGCTCAATGCGCTGTTTCCGCCAATCCCCATGGGCACGCTTGCGGCCAACCTTATCGGCGGCTACTGCATCGGCCTGGCCGTCAGCTTTTTCGATTTTTTTCCGGCCCTGTCCCCGGAATGGCGACTCCTGTGCATCACCGGGTTTCTGGGCGGGCTGACGACCTTTTCCACCTTCTCCGCTGAAGTGACCGCTCTTTTGCAGCAGCAGCGCCTTGTCATGGCGGTGGGCGCAATCGGGCTGCACGTATTCGGTTCCCTGCTCATGACGCTTCTGGGCATCGCCACCTTTGCCCTGCTCAAAAATCCACATATTTAG
- a CDS encoding BPL-N domain-containing protein, translating into MAWRAVRAMGLPCRLVKGKEIAQGVLLGKPQRFHASGAAQQFAATDKNAADRAALLLVPGGNARLKAAGLGDAGRAAVRQWMEAGGNYLGFCGGAGLALSHAAPKEGLGICPWSRAGYPERLHHLISGHARVRMREGDEFSFCPQPPDAADLTGSAADDMANGTGGAAATAGKSGQCPSPRQSQPQQNIPGGPSLPVWWPGRFAAEDNTPVRVLAAYDAPDADFWLADLPLQSVPPYIFEQWQALYGVNLSADFLKGQPLVVSGDYGQGHYVLSYSHLETPHSLDANAWLAQLLQQLTGLTPSRADVPLWQLRHPCHAWPEDSGPLLAALRHMRGLLDLAVEHHLFFARTHWLWGWRAGLPGAACNNLHAALCTAASLAPSPAALAYWREVEPRFSKLADLFAAGAEGYFLACRLAETLHPTLPDAVDRRGLDNQRQALFGHPMSGGGLMEELLDITEELIFLSQDATPCDLR; encoded by the coding sequence ATGGCCTGGCGCGCTGTGCGCGCCATGGGACTGCCCTGCCGCCTGGTTAAGGGAAAAGAGATAGCCCAAGGCGTCCTTTTAGGCAAGCCGCAGCGTTTTCACGCTTCCGGCGCGGCCCAACAGTTTGCCGCCACAGACAAAAATGCGGCAGACCGCGCCGCTTTGCTGCTGGTTCCCGGCGGCAACGCCCGCCTCAAGGCGGCCGGACTGGGCGATGCGGGAAGGGCCGCCGTGCGCCAATGGATGGAAGCTGGCGGCAACTATCTGGGCTTCTGCGGCGGGGCCGGGCTGGCCCTGAGCCATGCCGCGCCCAAGGAGGGGCTTGGCATCTGCCCCTGGTCGCGCGCGGGCTACCCCGAAAGGCTGCACCATCTCATTTCGGGCCATGCGCGGGTGCGCATGCGTGAGGGCGACGAATTTTCCTTTTGCCCGCAACCGCCTGACGCGGCTGATCTTACGGGCAGCGCGGCGGACGATATGGCCAATGGCACGGGCGGCGCGGCGGCCACAGCCGGAAAGTCCGGTCAGTGCCCAAGCCCGCGCCAGAGTCAGCCACAGCAGAACATCCCCGGCGGCCCCAGCCTGCCCGTATGGTGGCCGGGGCGCTTTGCCGCAGAAGACAACACGCCCGTGCGGGTTCTGGCGGCCTACGACGCGCCCGACGCCGATTTCTGGCTGGCCGATCTGCCCTTGCAGAGCGTGCCGCCCTACATATTCGAACAATGGCAGGCGCTGTACGGCGTCAACCTGTCGGCGGACTTTCTCAAGGGGCAGCCCCTTGTGGTCAGCGGCGACTACGGCCAGGGGCATTATGTACTGAGCTATTCCCATCTGGAAACCCCGCACAGCCTGGACGCCAACGCATGGCTGGCCCAACTGCTGCAACAGCTTACCGGGCTTACGCCCTCCCGCGCCGACGTGCCCCTGTGGCAACTGCGCCACCCCTGCCACGCCTGGCCGGAAGACAGCGGCCCGCTGCTGGCGGCCTTGCGCCACATGCGCGGCCTGCTGGACCTGGCCGTTGAGCACCACCTCTTCTTTGCCCGCACCCACTGGCTGTGGGGCTGGCGCGCAGGTCTGCCCGGCGCGGCCTGCAACAATCTGCACGCGGCCCTGTGCACGGCTGCAAGCCTTGCGCCCTCGCCCGCCGCGCTGGCCTACTGGCGGGAGGTGGAGCCGCGCTTCAGCAAATTGGCCGATCTGTTCGCCGCCGGGGCCGAGGGCTACTTTCTGGCCTGCCGGCTGGCCGAAACCCTCCATCCCACACTGCCGGACGCCGTGGACAGACGCGGTCTGGACAACCAGCGGCAGGCGCTTTTCGGCCATCCCATGAGCGGCGGCGGATTGATGGAAGAACTGCTGGACATCACGGAAGAACTGATTTTTCTGTCGCAGGACGCGACCCCGTGCGACCTCAGGTAG
- the lipB gene encoding lipoyl(octanoyl) transferase LipB: MLAFDLDRIGYLDAFALQERVLAWVQAGGDDVLLVLEHPPTVSIGKNSGAENVPPHLESLCKGHVDVVQSTRGGNVTCHFPGQLVAYPVIDLKKRSGGIRAYVHDLEEAAIRMLAHFGVTAARREGFPGVWTDGRKIASLGIAVKKYVTMHGLALNVAEDLSLFNFVTPCGLDGVSATSIARESAQAAPPMDAVKLAFIREFHAVFHPAASGDAPAMQGRDSLMTLLHSV; the protein is encoded by the coding sequence ATGCTGGCATTTGACCTTGACCGCATCGGCTATCTTGATGCATTCGCCCTGCAAGAGCGGGTACTGGCATGGGTACAGGCAGGCGGAGACGACGTCCTGCTGGTGCTGGAGCACCCACCCACCGTGAGCATCGGCAAGAATTCCGGCGCGGAAAACGTGCCCCCCCATCTGGAATCCCTGTGCAAGGGCCATGTGGATGTGGTGCAGAGCACCAGGGGCGGCAACGTGACCTGCCATTTTCCCGGTCAGCTGGTGGCCTATCCCGTCATTGATCTGAAAAAGCGCTCCGGCGGCATCCGTGCTTACGTGCACGACCTTGAAGAGGCCGCCATCCGCATGCTGGCGCATTTTGGCGTCACCGCCGCCCGGCGCGAGGGCTTCCCCGGCGTGTGGACGGACGGCAGAAAAATCGCCTCCCTGGGCATTGCCGTAAAAAAATATGTGACCATGCACGGCCTGGCCCTGAACGTGGCCGAAGACCTCTCCCTTTTCAACTTTGTCACGCCCTGCGGGCTGGACGGCGTTTCCGCCACTTCCATAGCCAGAGAATCCGCGCAGGCCGCGCCTCCTATGGACGCGGTCAAACTGGCCTTTATCAGGGAGTTTCACGCCGTTTTTCACCCCGCCGCCAGCGGGGATGCTCCCGCCATGCAAGGGCGCGACAGCCTTATGACCCTGCTTCACAGCGTATAG
- the lipA gene encoding lipoyl synthase, whose protein sequence is MNSKSPASPSCCDATHKPLRMPPWLRRPLASDKRFFTTTGLVDDLGLFTVCKAANCPNRQECYSAGTATFLILGETCTRNCRFCNIHPGQTTAPSPDEPERVAKAAQTLGLRHIVITSVTRDDLEDGGADHFARTIAAVRSALPTSSIEVLIPDFQGDEAALRTVMAAAPDIINHNVETHPALYSRVRPQARYQQSLELLRRVHAAGGVAKSGLMVGLGETDDQVRQVVDDLHAAGCSIITIGQYLPPSKEHHPLDRYVTPEQFDAYAAYGKSLGIKHVFSAPLVRSSYQAGSFI, encoded by the coding sequence GTGAACAGCAAATCCCCCGCCTCCCCCTCCTGCTGCGACGCCACGCACAAGCCCCTGCGCATGCCCCCCTGGCTGCGCCGCCCCCTGGCCTCGGACAAGCGCTTTTTCACCACTACCGGCCTCGTGGACGACCTGGGCCTTTTCACCGTGTGCAAGGCGGCCAACTGCCCCAACAGGCAGGAGTGTTACTCCGCGGGCACGGCCACCTTTCTGATCCTGGGCGAAACGTGCACGCGCAACTGCCGCTTCTGCAACATCCACCCGGGCCAGACCACAGCGCCCAGCCCTGACGAACCGGAGCGCGTGGCCAAGGCGGCCCAGACCCTCGGCCTCAGGCACATCGTCATAACCTCGGTCACGCGGGACGATCTGGAAGACGGCGGCGCGGATCATTTCGCCCGCACCATCGCCGCTGTCAGAAGCGCGCTGCCCACAAGCAGCATCGAGGTGCTCATTCCCGACTTTCAGGGGGATGAAGCCGCCCTGCGCACAGTCATGGCCGCCGCGCCCGACATCATCAACCACAATGTGGAAACGCATCCGGCCCTCTACAGCCGCGTGCGGCCCCAGGCCCGCTACCAGCAGAGCCTTGAACTGCTGCGCCGCGTACACGCTGCGGGCGGCGTGGCCAAGAGCGGCCTTATGGTGGGCCTTGGCGAAACCGACGATCAGGTGCGCCAGGTGGTGGACGATCTGCACGCCGCTGGCTGTTCCATCATCACCATCGGCCAGTACCTGCCGCCCAGCAAGGAACACCACCCCCTCGACCGCTACGTGACCCCGGAACAGTTTGACGCCTACGCCGCGTACGGAAAATCCCTGGGCATTAAACATGTGTTTTCCGCCCCCCTGGTGCGCAGCAGCTATCAGGCAGGCAGCTTTATTTAG
- a CDS encoding SMR family transporter codes for MSPASIAYVQLGSAILLEVLATAFLKQSNGMIRIVPSAAALAGYGVSFYLLAQVLKVVPMGISYGIWSGIGIVLVSVMGLALFGQTLDMAACLGLGLIVAGVLVIHFFSGSMPH; via the coding sequence ATGAGTCCCGCCAGCATAGCCTATGTGCAACTGGGCAGCGCCATTCTGCTTGAGGTGCTGGCCACGGCCTTTCTCAAGCAGTCCAACGGCATGATCCGCATTGTGCCCTCGGCGGCCGCGCTGGCCGGTTATGGCGTTTCTTTCTACCTGCTGGCCCAGGTGCTCAAAGTTGTGCCCATGGGCATCTCCTACGGCATCTGGAGCGGAATCGGCATTGTGCTTGTTTCCGTCATGGGCCTCGCCCTGTTCGGACAAACGCTGGACATGGCCGCCTGCCTTGGCCTTGGCCTCATTGTGGCGGGAGTGCTGGTCATACATTTTTTTTCAGGGTCCATGCCGCATTAG